In Ursus arctos isolate Adak ecotype North America unplaced genomic scaffold, UrsArc2.0 scaffold_2, whole genome shotgun sequence, the genomic stretch GAACCCCTCCCTTTTTGCTCTTCCCATCCCTACCCTCCTCCGAGCAAGGCGCAGGACAGGGAGGCCAGCCCCCCCAACCCTCCCACGGCCCACCACAGAGGCGCTGACCTTCCTCAGCGTGATGACCCGCTTCTTGGTGCCCGCAATGCAACCCTTCAGCATGACGAAGTCGTTGTTGACCTCCCCATAGTGCGGGAAGCCGCCCTGCGGGAACATGGGTCAGGATCCAGAGCACCAAGCCACTGTCGAGTTAGGGGCAGCTGCAAGCCCTAATGACTGCAGCCAGCCGCCAGCCCCAGGGCAGCACCCTGGGTCACTAATGAGGACAGCATCTGAGCCACAGTCTGAGTCCTTCCTTACCTCATTTCACAGTCCACATTTTAGTGAGCCAGAAGCTGAGACTCAGGGACACGGAGTCCCTTCTTCTGGGCCCCATAGCTGCTGCATAtgcagctgggatttgaacacgGGTGGCCTAAGCCCAAGGCCACAGTTGCCGCTGCTGCACCCACACCCGTGACAGCAGCTGGAGTGTAAGCCGTCTGCAGAGGACACTTCGCACGGGATTGCTCACCCAAGTGGCCGCTCTCTGGGGCCTGAGCTCTTGGGGAAGGGCAGTACCCCACACGCCTGCTCACACACGCACGCCACGCACGCTCACCAGTGGTGTAATGGACTTGTCAGTCACGTCGTAGCTGGTGGACGCATTGTTCTTGACCACCTTCCCATCCTCCTTGTGCAGCCCCCGGCCAATACGGTAGATCTGCCAGGAGAACAGGCCATGTGGCAGGCAGCAGGTGGTCTCCGGAGCCAGGGGCATGTCTGTACCCACCAGCAGGTATGCTTAGACCCAGGCACTGGCAGGGGTATTTCAGAGCCTGTGGGGGGCCAAGCAGTGTCTGGGTCACGCACCCCACCCACTGGGGTCTGGTCATGAGTGTCCCTATACCACCGGGACTGTGGACACACCTTCTTGTTGAGCTCTGTACGGTGGTGGTAACCCTTCTGCCCGGCCCGGGCAATGGAGCAGCCCACGCGGGCAGGGTGCCAGGCGCCAATGCAGGCCACCTTGCGCAGCCCCTTGTGGGTCTTTCGTGGCAGCTTCTTGGTATGCCAGCGGCTTGTGACCCCTGCATGGGGGGGTTAGTGGTTGAGAGGCTAGtctggcccccacccccttcagggAGCCTTCCTGAGGCCACCATCCCCACCCAGGCCTACCTTTGACACCCCGGCCCTTGGTGACGGCAATGACATCAATGATCTCACTCTGGCTGAACACGCTGTGCACCGACACCTGCTTCTCTAGCCGGGCCTGGGCCCAGGCCACCTTCTCAGCCACCGTGCCACCATTCAGCTGGATCTCCATGATGTGGGCCTTCTTCTGCCGGAAAGGCAGCAGCTTCATCTGCAGGACAGGGCACAGCCAGTTGTTCACAGTTCCGAGGCTCACAGCCCCCATTTGCAGACACGGCATGATTGGCTGGTGACCCCCAGCAGGCTTTCCTGCctgcattcattcaacagatgttcCAGTGCTCTGGTCTGTCTATATGCTATgttctgtgctaggcactggggatacagcatggaaggaggcaggcagagtCCTGGCCCTCATGGAGCCACTATCCAGTTGGGAGACAGAAATCAAGTAAATTCTTCCACAGGGTGAAGTATTCTAATGGAATATTGGGGGCAGACAATAAGGCAGTCAGGAAGGACCCCTCTGAGGTGACACCAGTAACAAGAAGGAGCCACTAAGTGAAGATCTGAAACTatggggagcagagggaaccgcatgtgcaaaggccctgtggcagggaGTTGGTGGGACGGAAAGGAGACCAGGGTGTGTAGACCATGGTGAGCGAGGAGGAACGTGGTGCAGGATGAAGTCAGAGGTGAGCAAGGGTCTGCCCGTGCAGGTCTTGTGGGGAGAAGCTTGGCCTTTATTCTAAGTGAGGGTATGAACCCAGTGAGGTTCATACGTTTAGATATCTCTGGCTGCTGCTGTGTGAGGCAGGCTGTGGCGACACGCATAGTGCTCAACAAGTACTTATAGAGCACCTACTGCATACAAGGCACAGCACTGAGCAGGCAGCCgtggcccctgcccccagggagctcCAGTCTGTCAAGGGAAATGGACATGACCAACGACACGCATAGCCAGgaaaagcaggggaggggcagggtgctgcTCCTGGCCTACGCAAGCCTTCCCTGAGGACAAGACGCCAAGGAGTGTTCCAGAATAAGCCAGAAGGTGTTAGTAAGCTGTCAGCCCACATCAAGCCAAACCCCACGTTCGAATGCTGGCTCACATACACACTTGTGCAGGCCCCAGAGGGAGGTGGCTGGCCCTCTACACTGGACGTCTGGCAGGAGAGCCGGGCCTTTCAGGACATGTGAGGGCCCTGGTGGAGCCCTAGGCATGGCGGGTGCCCCACAGCCGTCAGAGCACACTGACCCCCAGCAGGCCATCCCTGGGGCGGCGGCCGGCCAGCACGGCCTGTCACCCAACACTTTGGGCCCATGCCCCAGGCTCGTGGTATTTTTAGGCTGACATTTGCCAGGGCTCCTGGAAGCTGGGGTGGAGGAGAGTGTGGGAGGGTGGGTCCGGGGCGTGGGCTAGCAGACCGGGTGTGGACAAGGTGGCGGGACCGACCTGAGTGTGCACGATGACTCGGATGACCTTGCAGTACTTCTTCATGGCGGCGAAGTCTCTCTGCAGCTGCTTCTTGCCGTTGGCATCCCGCCACCTCTTGCAGGCCTTGGTAAAAGCTTTCTTCTTGCTTTTGTGCCTGAGCCACACGCGGAAGACACTTAGAGGGGCCAGCCAGGCCAGCTCCCCAGGCCTGTCCGGGCCCCACAGGCCCACAGCCCACCAAGCAGGGCTCTTAGAACAGTGCgtgttcccttctccctccctccctccctggggaggCCGCTGCTGGGCCCTCCCCTGGGGTCCCCAGGCTGCTTCCAGCCACCTGCTGCGAGCACAGactgtccctcccttcctgggTCTTGGGTTCCTCCTCTGCAGAGTGGACACCTTCCTGCCTCCTGAGGCCCGAAAGTGAGCGTCAGATGTGcaaaagcaggagggaggggtgtgcTGGCCAGCCCCACCGCCACCTGCCCACGTTGCTAGAGCTGCAGACCCCACTTGTAAAGCCAGTGGCCAGTACTGGCCGGGCACCACGCCGTGTCGTGCCTAACCCTCACCCAAGCTCCAGAAGCCGGACATATGGTCCCCGTTCTACAGATGAAGAGACCAAAGTTCACAAAGTCAAAGCCCCTGGATGAGGGCAAGCTGGTAACAGGGGAAAGAGTAAAACCAAGGCCTACTGGCATTTGGTGAGCATTTGCTGTGTGCCCCTGTGACCCGCACAGCAGCCTGCTGACACAGGCACCACTCCACCCCGCACTACCCCAGCTGATGGTGCTGTGAGGGAGGGGCGTGATCTAAGAGGCTCGAGGAGGTCGGCCAGCTTGCCTGCGGTCTTACAGCCCGCTCTGGCTCAGGGACTCAAACTTGTCACTTCCCACAGAGGGCCAGGACAGGTGTGCCTCCAACTCTGTACGGATGGGGGTGCCTGTGAGGTTCTTTGGGCAGGTGGGCCTCCCTTTCAGGACTTAGTGGCAGGGAAGATCTAAGGCCCCAAAACACCTTTCTTTCTGAAAAGAAGAGCTTGTCAGCTGGCTCTTTCCCTTTTTCATCCTGGCTGCTAGGAAACTCTGAGCCAACTCTGACATTCCATCAATTGGTCCCCTAATTTAATGCTGAGGATGAGAACActtgcttcctctctttctctatgcCAGTTTCTACTCCAGTCCCCTAGAACTCATCTTCTACTGAAGCGAAGGTAACCTCCCCCACACACTCGTTCCTGCCTTCCATGCACTGCGGACATGCTcctgcccgcccacccccaccatgCCAGTACAAAGCTGGGGACGGAGGGACCGCCAGCCCACGCGTGCTCCACCCGAGGGCGGCCCTCACCAGTCCTTGTAGAAGCGGCGGCGGCACTCGTCACTGAGGTGCTCTGCAAAGATGGTCTTGAAGCTCCGCAGGCCTCGAGGGGTGGCCACGTAGCCCACCACGCCTACCACCACCAGAGGTGGTGTCTCCACAATCGTCactgcctccacttcctcccgCTTGGAAATTTCTAGATGAGACCCAGAGACAGGAGCATGCAGGAGGGCCTCTGGGGCCCATAAGGAAAGGGGGTACCGTGGAAGAGCCAACTACAGCCCCTCCTGCCCAAGGGAGGATGGAGCACCAGGGCCTCAGTGCCCCCACtgacctccagcccccagcctgcccactccctgccccttctctctctgctccgcCCTGGGCATGGAGCAGGTGCTGGGCAGGGCCCCTCAGGCGGTCTATGCTGGCTCTGGCTAGAGATCTCAGACAAGGCCTGAcctgctccctgcctcagtttacccaccaGATCATCTGGAAATGGGCTAGGAGAGCCAACAGTCCGGGCAGCATCCCCCAAAGGGTAGGGTTGGGATTCCTTAAGTGGAGTACACgccaacatttttaatttctagaaaaataactataatttgtCCCAAAGCAATGATTTTGTAGATGTTATTATTGACACTAATACAAAGTAAAAgtgaatgtttaaaatatatattaggaGTGGGACGTCTGGGGGCACAGCTAGTGGAGCATcggactcctggtttcggctcaggtcatgatctcagggtggtgagatggagccccacaagggCAAAggccggctctgtgctcagcggggagtctgcttgagattttttttccatctccctctcccctgtccctccccaccgctcgcacatgctctctctcaaataaataaatctttaaaaaggaaattaaaatcaaacataTACGAGGAGAGATGAACAGATGGGCAGCTGCTAAGAAGTcggaggggtggaggggaagctATAAAAGGGCCACGGCAGGAAGGACCCCTGTGGGGAAGGAATGCTCCGGGGCAGCGCACTTACCCGGGGCAGAACCACAGAGAACTAAATGTGGGTACAACGCACACGCCCCAACCCAGGAAACCTGAACAGGATGGGTAGGTCGTATCCATGTCGATACCTGCTTGTGACCTATTACCATAGTTGTATAAGCAATTTCCATCGGGAGACTGGGCAGAGGGTGAGTGGGCTCTCTCTTAGTCCTTCCAGTCACATGTGAGCCTACCATGAACTCTAACCAAAAAGTGTATGGGGGCACCTGTGTTTGAGTCGTAGCTCCTGCCCTTACTAACTGGGCAACCAGCAGGTTTCCTAACCACTTCATTTCCTCATCAATAAACTGTGAGCCAGCACAGAACACACCTCAAGGTGTGGCCCGTGGTTAGGGCTCAGTGACAGTGTCCTGACTGTGGCTCCCACGGGCAGGGCCTTGCCCTTTCTGGGGCTGCTTCCCCTTCTGGACCCCAGTCCTGGCTCCTAGCCTGTGCAAGTCTTTCCAGATCCCCTGGCAGGCAGGGGTGGTCCACACCCTCCCCATGTGTCCCCCTGCAGCCACTCACTGAGCCCAGGCCTGTGCACCTCTCGGAGAGTGTGCGTCATGCCCGCCTTGTAGCCCAGGAAAGCCGTGAGGTGCACGGGCCGGCTGGGGTCATCCCGAGGCCAAGTCTTCACCTTGCCCCGGTGCCGACGGCTCCTCTTGTGGGGCAGGAAGCCCAGGTGTCCGTGCCGAGGTGCAGAGAACTTACGGTGGGactgggggcagaaggggagagaggtcAAAGCTGGGGTGTCCCTGGTGGGGCGGCTGAATGGGCCCAGAGCCCAGACCCAGAGAAGTGAGTTAGAGACCCTGGATGGGGTCCTGGTGGTGTTCAGTGCCTCCCTCTGTCCATTGGAAAGGAGGGAATGTTGGCTCAGGGGCAGTGTCTTAGGGACAGAGCCAGCACCAAGCTCTCTTCACCCACAGGCTTCCTGCTTCAGTGGGCTCAGCCTGCTGGGCC encodes the following:
- the RPL3L gene encoding 60S ribosomal protein L3-like: MTKLPCQGLNLGAACCALWPCHSTSSACREAPSLPDLQGPAAMSHRKFSAPRHGHLGFLPHKRSRRHRGKVKTWPRDDPSRPVHLTAFLGYKAGMTHTLREVHRPGLKISKREEVEAVTIVETPPLVVVGVVGYVATPRGLRSFKTIFAEHLSDECRRRFYKDWHKSKKKAFTKACKRWRDANGKKQLQRDFAAMKKYCKVIRVIVHTQMKLLPFRQKKAHIMEIQLNGGTVAEKVAWAQARLEKQVSVHSVFSQSEIIDVIAVTKGRGVKGVTSRWHTKKLPRKTHKGLRKVACIGAWHPARVGCSIARAGQKGYHHRTELNKKIYRIGRGLHKEDGKVVKNNASTSYDVTDKSITPLGGFPHYGEVNNDFVMLKGCIAGTKKRVITLRKSLLVHHSRQALENIELKFIDTTSKFGHGRFQTAQEKRVFMGPQKKHLEKEKPETSRDL